One Intestinimonas butyriciproducens genomic window, AACTAATGGGTGGATCAGTTGGAACCACTATGAGCAATTTGAATCATGCCATTTTAAAAAGCATTTATTTTCCGTTACCCCCGATTAAATTACAACAACGCATTGTTTCCAAAGTGAACGAACTGATGGCTCTGTGTGACGAGTTAGAGGCTACCGAGAAGGAACTGGATGCATTGGAAAGTCACTTCTTCGACTATCTGCCAAAGTCTATTTTGCAGGCGGCAGTACAAGGCAAGCTGGTGCCGCAGGATAAAAACGATGAGCCTGCATCCGAATTGCTCAAACGGATACAGGATGAAAAGGATGCACTTATCAAAGAGGGCAAATTAAAAAAAGAAAAGCCATTGCCGCCAATTACAGAGGATGAAATACCGTATGATCTGCCAGATGGATGGGTATGGTGCCGTGCTATTGATGTTTGTTCCTATATTCAGCGTGGTAAATCACCCACATACTCGGAAACAAAAACATATCCTGTTGTTTCACAGAAATGCGTTCAGTGGAAGGGTATGGATATGAGCAAAGCCCGATTTATTGCACCTGAAACTGTGTCTAAATATGAGGAAAGCAGAAAACTAACAACCGGTGACTTGTTATGGAATTCCACAGGACAGGGAACCTTGGGCAGAATTGCTATTTACGATGAGCGACTCAATCCATATAAATATGCTGTAGCAGATTCTCATGTTACAGTCTTACGGCCGTTACAAGTATTATCAAAGTATATGTATTACTGGTTTGCTGGGCCAGAAGTGCAGAGTACCATCGAAGAAAGAGCGACTGGCTCTACAAAGCAAATTGAATTAGCAACTTCCACTATTATGAGCTATATTTTCCCCCTCCCACCACTTGAGGAACAGCAACGCATCGTCACCAAAGTGGATGAGTTGATGGCTTTGTGTGACGAATTAAAGCGTGTTGCCGACCAGCCAATCAACCATGATAATGTGATACCGTTCCCGGCGGAACCAAAAGAAAATATTGAACCGATTGCGATGGCCGCTCGCGGAAAAGTGGAGGGTATATCTGACCAAGCAAAGCAAGCTATTGAAGATTTGTTTGGAGAGGATGAATAATGAATAGCGCTCCAACTCCTGCGGCAAAAGCAGAACAGGTTTTGGCAAGTATGGGCATTACCGATCCGCCCGCCCTTCATTTAGATGAGATAGCAAATGCGCAAAACATTCGCGTGGGCAAAAGAGAACTGCCCGATGACCCAAATCTCAGCGGTCTACTGCTATTTCGTGGCAAGAAGCGTGCCATTCTCATCAATACATTTATCCACAACACAGGACGCATCAATTTTACCTTTGCCCATGAGTTAGGGCACCATTTTTTACAGCATTCCCCAACATATTTCTCTGATGGGCAGCAGGGCTTTCGCTGCACGCCAGAGGATATGCAAACCGGCATTCATTCCAAAGAAGCAGAAGCCAATCGTTTTGCATCAGCACTGTTAATGCCGGAAGACCAGTTTTACTTTAGCATGGTGGGCGCGGTTTTAGACTATACCCTCATCAATAACCTTGCCCGACAGTTCTATGTTTCAAAACACGCTTGCTGTAATCGTCTGCTTGAATTTACCAAAGACCCGTGCATTGTAATTCGCAGTCAAGGCTATCTGATTACAGAGATAAAAACTTCCGCAGCGGCCCGCCGCAAATTGCCAGCACTGAAACAAATTCCACCGGGTACTGTGGCTTACGAGGCAATCACAGCAAAGCGAAATCAAAATGCTTTTGAAGTAAGTGATTCTGCAAAATGGTTCTTGAAGCCCAACCACTCTATTCAACTTTACGAGTGGACAAGGGGCGACTGGGAACACGGCGTGGCGATGACAATTTTGAGATGGTAAGCGGCTCACAAGCAAGTATACCTGCCGCCGCTCTCTGAAACCGAACAGGATTTTTGTTCACTTCCGTTCACAAAAACCTGTCCGCTTTCCTGCCGGTGAAAACGGGTGTGTCAATACACGACACCCCCGTTTCCCCCGTCAGCCGCGCCTGCAGGTATAACACACTACACCTTGCAAGCAAGGTCGTGTGCCAAAGGGTGCCCCTTTGGAAACCCGGTTTTGTCGGCGTGTGGCCACAGATCGCATTTCTGCGTCTGTGTCCCCACCCCTCCAAAACCCAAAGAAGCGGCGCACATCAGCCCGTGGGGTGGGCTGATGTGTGCCGCTTCTTTGTTCGGCCTGTGGGCCGGGACGAGGGACAAAACGCATACGGGTAATTACATTTTCGGGTTGCAATTTTCGATAATTCGAGTTATAATGAGATTAACCCAAATAGGAGGTTGTAACATGAAAGAAGTGGGTAAGCGTCTAAAGGCCCTGCGGGATAGTATCGGTTTTTCACAGGTGAAAATGGCGGAGGCGGTTGGCTCTACACAGTCCAGTATCAACCGCTATGAAAACGGACAGTCCACCCCACCCGTTGAACTGTTCCGCCGCTATGCGGATTACTTTGATGTGTCGCTGGACTATATTTTTGCCCGGACGGACAAACCCCAAGGAGTGACATACGAGTTTAAGCCCAAGACCACCCCGGAAAAGGAGGATATGCGCCGTTTCATCGAAATGTGCTTTGACCCGCAGTCACCCATGAATGAGAAGCTGAAAGAAACCCTGTTCCGCATGATGGAGGGCGAGGCATGAAAGAAAAAAGCAACATGCTTGTATTACCCTGTGACTGCAAATGTTGTATGCTCGTCATTGAAAAGACTGGTTGGGAAGATGGCGACATCAGTTATAACATTTCGGTTCAAGATTCCAGATATGATCACAATTACAATACTCTTTGGGGCAGGATTAAGAGGGCTGCCAAAGTTTTATTTGGAAAGCCTATCTATTATAACGACCTCCATCTTGAAGGAGAAGAATCTTTCCATAAACTTGTTAAAGATATGGAGAGTTTGGCAGGGTTTGAATACTTTGAGGGGGAATAACAATGAAAGCTGTTATCTATGCCCGCTATTCCTCCGATAATCAGCGCGAAGAAAGTATCGAGGGCCAAATCCGGGAGTGTACTGCCTTTGCCAAGAAGAACGGTATCACCATTCTGCGCCACTACATAGATCGGGCCTTTTCCGCCAAGACCGACAACCGCCCAGAATTTCAGAACATGATTAAGGACAGCGGCAAGCGCCTGTTCGATATGATTATCGTCTGGAAACTGGACAGGTTTGCCCGCAACCGCTACGACAGCGCCCGCTACAAGGCCGCTCTGAAAAAGAACGGGGTCAAGGTGGTGTCCGCCACCGAGGTCATTTCAGACGGGGCCGAGGGCATCATTCTGGAAAGCGTGTTGGAGGGCTACGCCGAATATTACTCCGCCGACCTGTCCGAAAAGGTAGTCCGGGGCATGACGGAGAACGCCTTGAAATCCAAGTACAACGGCGGCACCCTGCCTATCGGCTATCAGATCGACAGCGACCAGTGTTTCCAGCTTGACCCGCTCACCGCCCCCTTTGTCCGGGAGGCGTTCCAGCGTTACGCCGAGGGGGCCACCATGACGCAGATACGGGACTGGCTCAACGAGCAGGGCGTGAAGAACACACGGGGCCAGAAGATGACCTACAACAGCATTCAGCACCTTTTGAACAACCGCCGCTACATCGGGGAGTACACCTACCGGGACATTGTGGTGCCAGACGGTATTCCCGCCATCGTCCCCCAAGACCTCTTTGACCGGGTGCAGGAGAAGCTGGCGAAGAATAAGAAAGCCCCGGCCCGCCACAAGGCCGAGGACGATTATCTGCTGACGACCAAGCTGTTCTGCGGCTACTGCGGGGCCTATCTCTGCGGCGAGAGCGGCACCAGCCACACGGGGAATGTCCACCATTATTACAAGTGCGTGTCGGTCAAAAAGAAGCGTACCGAGTGCCACAAGAAGTCCGTCCGCAAGGAATGGATAGAGGATTTGGTGGTCAGCGAAACCATGAAGATGGTGATGGACGATACCGCCAGTGAAGCCATTGTGTCCATGCTGATGGATTTGCAGGACAGGGAGAATGTGAACCTGCCCCTGTATGAACAGCAGTTGCGGGAGGCGGACACGGCCATTCAAAACCTGCTGAACGCTATCCAGCAGGGGATTTTAACCAAGTCCACGAAAGGCCGTCTGGAAGAACTGGAAGCCACGAAAGAGGAACTGGAAACCAAAATTGCCTGTGAGAAGCTGGCAAAGCCCAAGGTCAGCGCCGAGTTTATGACCTTTTGGCTCCACCGCTTCCGCAAGTTAGATGTGCGCCAGAAGTCCCACAGGAAGATGTTGATTGATACTTTCGTCAACGCCATTTTCCTGTATGATGACAAGATAGTGATAACCTTCAACTACAAGGACGGGACGGACACCATCACTTTTGATGACCTGAAAGCGGCGCTGGACAAGGAAAATACAGGTTCGGATTTGGATTGCTTAACGGCACCAAGTCGGAGCAAGCGATATAAAGCTTGCTCCGACTTTTTTCAAAAGTCAGAAGAATATCTAAGAACCAAGGTTTTTGAAGAAACGGTGCTGGCAAATATTGAGGTAATTGCGGCTCAAAATCAAGTATCTATGATAAATAGCAAAATCATTTAAAAGTGGAAACAATTTTATGTGCCCACTTTTTTATTACAGTTTTTGCTTTGCGAATGGGAGATACAGCATATTTTGTTTGACAGAGGATGCCGTGCCTGCTATATTTAACGGCGTTATATCGGGGGTGGACCTATGCTCGCCGAGTCGACTTTGACCCGGATCCATCAGGTGGCCAAGGCGGAATTCCTGGAAAAGGATTTCGCGGAGCCCCCCTACGGAACATCGTCAAATCCGTGGGAATGACCACAGGGGCTTTCTATGGCTATTACAAAAGCAAAGAGGAGCTGTTTGAGGCGCTGGTGGGGGAGCCCCATGATTACCTCATTGGGCGCTTCAAGAATGCTCAGCAGGAGTTTGCACAACTGCCCCACGAGCAGCAGCCGGAGGTGATGGGTGATATCTCCGGGCTTTGCATGTTACGATATGTTCCACTATGCCTATGCGCATTTGGAGGAATGTAAGCTGATTCTCTGCTGCTCGGAGGGAACACGGTTTTCGGGCCTGATTGACGAAATGGTGGAGATCGAGGTGGAGAGCACCCACGCCTATCTAGCGGTCCTCAACGAGTTGGGGCGCCCCTCACCCAAAATCGACCCCAAACTGGAACATGTCCTAATCACCCCATCATCTCGGTCACCCTGACGAACACCATGTTCCAGAGTGAAAACGCCATGATCGTGGACGATGCCCTTCAGAGAATCGACGGCGTACTGGATCTGGACCCGCTGAAAGAAACGGACCATCCCCAACACCCCGAGAACGGATCGGTAGAGCTGCAAAATGTCTCATTCAGCTACGACGGAGAAGATGAGGAAATGTTTCTGAAAGATTATAGTGTGGTCGAAATATGATCGATTGGATGGTTAGATATTTTTTAACAGACGTTATTCCAAATGCCCCAAATCTATAGTATACTGTGGGAAAAAGCACCTAATGTGAGAAAAAAGAAGTGAGCATCATGCCTAGAGGAAAAAGGATTAACCCTGCCGCACTATACTTCCCTGACAAGATACAAGAGAAATTGAGTTATCTCAAAGACTATCCGCTGACGGTCATCCACGCGCCGGCCGGCTTTGGCAAAAGCACTGCCCTGCGCCGCTTTTTTGAGCAGAATGTCTCCAAATCCACCCCGGTTCTGTGGCACACCTTCCTGGCCCGGCAGCCCTCCGCCTCCTGGCGCTCCATTTGCGCCCTGATCGGCCAGACCGACCGAAAATGCGCCGACGAGTTGGCCGCCATCGGCCTGCCCAACAGCGACGTGCTACCCGAGTTGGCGGAGGTGCTGGAAAATCTGGAGTGCAGCGAGGAGACCTATCTGGTGCTGGACAGCTTTGAGTTGTCCGGCCTGCCTACCCCGGAAAAGCTGCTGGAGCTCTTCTCCAAGCAGGGGAGCCAGGGACTCCACATCGTCGTCGTCACCCGGGAGCTGGCTGCCAGCGGCCTGCTCTTCAACCACCGCATCTACCGGCTGGAAGCTGTGGATTTTACTTTCTCTGCTGCGGATACGGAGGGCTACTTCCGCCTGGCCGGGCTGGACGTGGCCCGTGGGCAGGCGCTGGCCGTCCACCAGGCAACCGGCGGCTGGGTGCTGGCACTGCACATGCAGATCATGGCTTACTTGAAAAGCGGCGCCTTCTCCAGCGCCGACACCTACCAGCTCATCCAGCAGGTGGTGTGGGACGGGCTCACCGACGCCGCCCGGGAGCTCTTTCTGTCCGTATCCATACTGCCCCACTTCACCCTCTCCCAGGCGGCCAGCCTCACCGGCCAGGATGTGGAGCAGACGGAGCAGCTCATGCTGGAGCAGGCCGCCTTCGTCCACTTCGACGAGGAGACCCACTCCTTTTACCTCCATACGATCTTTGCCGCCTTCCTCCGCAACAAGTTCCAGCTCCTGCCCGAAGCGCGCCGGAAGGCCATTTACTTGGCGGCCGGCGATCTGTCGGCCCAGACCGGCGACCGGACCAACACCCTGCAGTTTTATTACTACTCCGGCGCGTGGGAAAAGCTGCTGGCCCTGCCCCTGACCAGCTACGACCTGGCGGACGTGCTCGACGAGACCACCAAGCCCATGATCGTCGATGTCGTCGAGCATACCCCATACGAAATCAAAGCCAGGTACCCCTTTGCCATGGTGCCGCTGGCCTTTACCCTCTTCTTTCTGCACGAAAACGAAAAGCTGGTGGCCGCCAGCGGCGAGATCGAGCAGATCATCCGGGAAAGCGAGCTGTCCCAGCGCCAGAAGAACAGACTGCTGGGTGAGATGGAGCTGCTGCTCTCCTTCATGGAGTACAACCGCATCGACGCCATGAGCCGGCGCCACCGGCGGGCGCTGGAGCTGCTGCGCGGTCCCGCCGCGCTCATCAACACCAAGAGCACCTGGACCTTCGGCTCCCCCTCCATCCTGTACATGTACTGGCGGGAGACCGGCAAGCTGTCGGAGGAGCTGGAGCAGATGGATGCGTGCATGCCCATCTACTACCAGTTGACCCAGGGGCACGGCACCGGCGCGGAGCACATCATGCGGGCCGAGGCCCAGTTCCTCCACGGCGAGACCGAGGAGGCAGAGGTGCTCTGCCATCGCGCCCTATTCGCCGCCGACACCAGGCACCAAAACAGCATCTATCTGTGCGGCCTGTTCCTGTTGGCCCGGATCGCTCTGCTGCGGGGGGACAAGGCGCTGTTTCAAAACGCCGTCCAATCCATCGCCGAGCGCTCCCGGCAGAATACCGAGGACCTGTGCCGCTACACCCAGGATCTGTGCTTGGGCTATCTCCACACTCTGCTGGGCAACGACCAGGCCGTGGCCCCGTGGCTGGCCGAGGGGGAGATCACCGACCGGCGTCTGGTGGTGATGACCCAGCCCTTCGCCTACATCGTCTATGGCCGCTGCCTGCTGCGGCGGCGGGAATACCGCAAGCTGCTGGGGGCCTGCCAGCACATGGCGGCCCTGTCCTCCATCTTCCCCAATCTGCTCTCCCAGCTCTACGCCAAGCTCTACGTCGCCCAGGCCCTGGATGCGCTTGGGAAACACCCCGAGGCTCAGGCGGCCCTTCAGGAAGCCCTGGACATGGCCCTGCCCGACGGCGTCCTCTTCCCCTTTGCGGAAAATTACGACGGGCTGCGCTCCCTGCTGCCCGGAGTGGTCTCCTCCGCCCAGCGGGACGACCTGCCCCGGATCGAGGCCCTGGCCGGCCAGCTCGACCTCTCGCTGGGCCGCCTTCAGAGCACCCGGCCCGAGCTCTCCCCCCGGGAGCGGGAGGTCTACGAGCTCATCCGGGCGGGCGTCACGGGCAACCGCGAGCTCGCCGAGACCCTCCACGTTTCCGTAGCCACCATCAAAACCCTTCTGGGCCGCATCTACGAAAAAACGGGGGTTTCCTCAAAAACCCATTTGGTACTGTCTGATTTATAGGATCAGCCCCGACTTTTCGAAAAATAGCCGATCGGATGACTGCCATCCCTCAAAAGCAGTGATATGCTTCCTCTGTAAGAGACTGTGGTATCGCACGCGGTCTCTCCCAGAGGAAGCATTCTTTTTTCGTGTGCAGCCGCGCCTCGGCTCCGTTAACGGCCCCCTTGACTCAAAAATCGCTTGCAAAATATTCCTGTGTGCAGTAAAATTGATATAACTTAAAATAAGAATCAGAATTAGAGTCAAAAGCCAGGGGTGAGGTTATGTCAAAGCATGGTTTACAGCACAGGGGGCTGATCCGGCGGGGCAAGATCCTCCGCTCAGCCGTGAAGCTGTTTTTGGAGAAGGGCTATGCGTCCACCACAACGCCGGAGATCATGAAGGCCACAGGAATGTCTGCATCTTCTTTTTTTGCCGCTTTCAAAGACAAAGAGGCACTTCTGTTGACGCTGGTTGGGCAAATGTTTGAAAGCCAGTTCAAGAACGCAGGAAGCCTGCCGTGCGCAGACATTGACCCGCTCATGCTCTATGCGATGGAGACGGCGCTGCAAATGCATATTACGGAGTTATCCGAGCCGCTGCGCGAGCTGTATGTGACCGCCTATACGCTGACCAGCACGGCAGAATATATCCACCAGAACACGGCAAAGAAGTTGTCCGCGATTTTCCACCTATATCAGCCGAACGCCACCGAAAAGGACTTTTATGAGTTGGAGCTCGCCTCCTCCGGCGTTACCCGGAGCTATATGGCCAAGCCCTGCGACATGTATTTTCCCATGGAGCAGAAGCTGCGGCGTTACTTGGGCTGCTGTTTTCGGATCTATGATGTGCCGCGAGAGAAGTATGAGCCGGTCATCGAAGCTGTCCTCCGGACGGATCTGCACACAGAGGCAGAGAAGATCATTGCGGAGACCGTGGCAAAGGCTGAAGCGGGTTTCGAGGCGCTGTTGGAAGAGACGCAGCCGCACCATGGATCGCTCTGAATCCTTTTTGTCATCCGAGCACGAAACCATTGCGTATCCATTTCTTTTCCATCCATCTTCAAGAAAGGAGGAGCACACTTTTGAGTAGCCGCAGCGAAATGCAGCCGCCCACCATCCTGCGCGTCATGCCGCTGGAGGGCTTCCGCTTGCGGCTGGAGCTGGGCAGCGGTAGCGTACTGGATCTGGACATGTCCAACCGTCTGGATACCATCCGCTTCTGCCCGTTGAGGGAGCCGGAGGTCTTTCAGTCGGTCACCACGGACGGCAGAAGGCTGTACTTCGGCAGGGCCCTGGAGATCACGGCGGAGGAGGCCATGAGTCTGGCGATGGTCCCGCCTCCCCGCTATGTGCCGGGAGGTGAGAAGAGTGGCTGAGCCCCGCTACCGCGAGCGCATCCAGATGCTGGTGATGGACCTGGCCGTGGAGGACATCCTCTGCCTGCGCCTGAAGGACCCATCCGGATTCTACCCCACCGTCACCTGCCGGGAAGTCCTCTATTCCCAGCTTTCCCCAGCCGACATCGGACGGACCATTCTCTCCGTTCAGGCGATCCCGCCGGACAAGCTGGGCGTACCGGAGCTGGAGGCCGTGTGCAGGCAGTACCGCCTGGACTCCCTGGACCCGGACGGTCAGCGGCTGATCCATGCTTTGGCCCGATACCGGGTCAAACTGCTGCTTCATTGCATGGACCTGGGGCCGCCCCGTCTGGTGGTGGCCGGCGATGTGGAAGTCCGCCGGAAGCCGTCCGGCGAGTTCCGGTACTGGGAAAACGGCTATACCTATCAAGACGCCTACCTTCGCCACACGGTGTCCCCGGCGGACGGCTAAGACATCGGAAGAGCAAAATTGGAAGAGAACCAACATTCAGAAAGAGGAGGGAAACACCTTGCAAACCAGAACCAAAGTGCTGCCGCGGATCATCAGCCTCGTTTTGAGCGTGGTCCTGCTGACCAACCTCATCACCCCCGCCCTGGCTGTACTCAGGGACGCCCCCACGGCCGAGGGCCTCGTCCTGGTAGACGGAGACGGCAATCAGGTCGCCGTCGATGCCTCCTGGGAGGAGACCTTTCCCTACGGCACCTTTGCCTTCGACGCCAGTCAGTTGGCACTGACCGAGGGCGACGGGGCTCAGACCATCCGGGTCTACCGCTTGGGCGGCACCCGGGGCAAGGCCGAGCTCACCCTGTCCTTCTCCCCCGCGGTCACACAGTTGGATGACGGCACCTACAGCTTTGCCAACGCCGCCGGCATCCTGGACTTTGACATCGAGGTAGAGGATGCCCTGCCCATCGCGGCCTATCAGGCCTTCGGCCAGGACGCCGCGCCTCTGGCCCCAGCTGCGCCGGTAAGCGTATCGGTAGTGGAGGAGGACTCCACGGAAAACACGGTGGATGAAGCCGGAGAGATCGTCTATGGGTACACTGTGCTCCAGGCCGACGTAAAGGCTGACGGCTATCAGTGGCAGGCCCTGAACGCCAATGGCACTTGGGAAAACGTGGGCGACGGCGAGGCCACCCTGGAGATCGACAACGAGGTGCTGGAGCTCAGCGACTTCCGCTGCGTCTACACCGTCGGCGGCGTCTCCTACTGCACCGACTCCCTGGGCGGCGAGCCCTATGTGGCCGAGGAGAACCTGGACCAGGAGATCCCCGACGACGTGGAGCGCAATCCCGCGCAGTCCTTCCACAAGCTGGACATGCAGGACGGCGAGTACGACACCTATGAGTTCTACATGACCTTCGCCGAGGGCGAGTGGGTCAAGGAAATCCGCATCACCCCCATCGACGACGACCGTTCGGAGAATGTGGAGCTGGTGTCCTTCCGGATCGACGCCTGCAAGGGCGGCGAGCTGTACGACACCGCCAACACCCTGCTGGTCAGCATCGAGGACAACGACGAGATCCTGCCCAGCCAGTTCTCCTTCCCCGTCACCGATGTCACCGTGGACAAGGCCGCCGGCTCGGCCCTCCTGACGGTGGAGCGCACCGGCGCGCTGCAGTATGTGACCACGGTGGACTATCACACGGTGGACGGTACTGCGACGGCCGGACAGGACTACGTCCAGACCAGCGGCACACTGTACTTTTCCAGCGACGTGTCCGAGATGACCATCGAGGTACCCCTGATCGACGACGGGGCCGTGGTGGATGAGGCGGACGCCGACTGCTCCTTCACCGTCGTGCTGGAAAATCCCCAGGGCGGCGGCGCGGACAGCTCCATTCTGGACGGCGCCGCCACCGTCCGCCTGTATAATTCCGGTACGTCCCAGGCACCCAATCTGGCCACCATGCTCTACACCCCCGAGGCCGACGACGTGTCCGGCAGCACCGAGACCACCACGGCCTCCATTGTGGGGCGCTCCAGCGGGAGCGTTTCCGCCACGCCTGTAGAGCAGGGCGAGGCCGCCCCGGTGG contains:
- a CDS encoding TetR/AcrR family transcriptional regulator — protein: MSKHGLQHRGLIRRGKILRSAVKLFLEKGYASTTTPEIMKATGMSASSFFAAFKDKEALLLTLVGQMFESQFKNAGSLPCADIDPLMLYAMETALQMHITELSEPLRELYVTAYTLTSTAEYIHQNTAKKLSAIFHLYQPNATEKDFYELELASSGVTRSYMAKPCDMYFPMEQKLRRYLGCCFRIYDVPREKYEPVIEAVLRTDLHTEAEKIIAETVAKAEAGFEALLEETQPHHGSL
- a CDS encoding restriction endonuclease subunit S, with the translated sequence MKAADLRKAILQAAVQGKLVSQDKNDEPASELLKRIQAEKATLIKDGKLKKEKPLSPITEDEIPYDLPDGWVWCRLGEVTLFVATGPFGSMLHKSDYVKSGIPLVNPANMQNGSIVPSERMLVDETTRERLSSYVLHEGDIVVARRGDLGRCAVVTQSEDGWICGTGSFFLRIASSMFLPFFLLFFETSLCREQLMGGSVGTTMSNLNHAILKSIYFPLPPIKLQQRIVSKVNELMALCDELEATEKELDALESHFFDYLPKSILQAAVQGKLVPQDKNDEPASELLKRIQDEKDALIKEGKLKKEKPLPPITEDEIPYDLPDGWVWCRAIDVCSYIQRGKSPTYSETKTYPVVSQKCVQWKGMDMSKARFIAPETVSKYEESRKLTTGDLLWNSTGQGTLGRIAIYDERLNPYKYAVADSHVTVLRPLQVLSKYMYYWFAGPEVQSTIEERATGSTKQIELATSTIMSYIFPLPPLEEQQRIVTKVDELMALCDELKRVADQPINHDNVIPFPAEPKENIEPIAMAARGKVEGISDQAKQAIEDLFGEDE
- a CDS encoding recombinase family protein, which codes for MKAVIYARYSSDNQREESIEGQIRECTAFAKKNGITILRHYIDRAFSAKTDNRPEFQNMIKDSGKRLFDMIIVWKLDRFARNRYDSARYKAALKKNGVKVVSATEVISDGAEGIILESVLEGYAEYYSADLSEKVVRGMTENALKSKYNGGTLPIGYQIDSDQCFQLDPLTAPFVREAFQRYAEGATMTQIRDWLNEQGVKNTRGQKMTYNSIQHLLNNRRYIGEYTYRDIVVPDGIPAIVPQDLFDRVQEKLAKNKKAPARHKAEDDYLLTTKLFCGYCGAYLCGESGTSHTGNVHHYYKCVSVKKKRTECHKKSVRKEWIEDLVVSETMKMVMDDTASEAIVSMLMDLQDRENVNLPLYEQQLREADTAIQNLLNAIQQGILTKSTKGRLEELEATKEELETKIACEKLAKPKVSAEFMTFWLHRFRKLDVRQKSHRKMLIDTFVNAIFLYDDKIVITFNYKDGTDTITFDDLKAALDKENTGSDLDCLTAPSRSKRYKACSDFFQKSEEYLRTKVFEETVLANIEVIAAQNQVSMINSKII
- a CDS encoding ImmA/IrrE family metallo-endopeptidase, whose protein sequence is MGITDPPALHLDEIANAQNIRVGKRELPDDPNLSGLLLFRGKKRAILINTFIHNTGRINFTFAHELGHHFLQHSPTYFSDGQQGFRCTPEDMQTGIHSKEAEANRFASALLMPEDQFYFSMVGAVLDYTLINNLARQFYVSKHACCNRLLEFTKDPCIVIRSQGYLITEIKTSAAARRKLPALKQIPPGTVAYEAITAKRNQNAFEVSDSAKWFLKPNHSIQLYEWTRGDWEHGVAMTILRW
- a CDS encoding LuxR C-terminal-related transcriptional regulator, coding for MSYLKDYPLTVIHAPAGFGKSTALRRFFEQNVSKSTPVLWHTFLARQPSASWRSICALIGQTDRKCADELAAIGLPNSDVLPELAEVLENLECSEETYLVLDSFELSGLPTPEKLLELFSKQGSQGLHIVVVTRELAASGLLFNHRIYRLEAVDFTFSAADTEGYFRLAGLDVARGQALAVHQATGGWVLALHMQIMAYLKSGAFSSADTYQLIQQVVWDGLTDAARELFLSVSILPHFTLSQAASLTGQDVEQTEQLMLEQAAFVHFDEETHSFYLHTIFAAFLRNKFQLLPEARRKAIYLAAGDLSAQTGDRTNTLQFYYYSGAWEKLLALPLTSYDLADVLDETTKPMIVDVVEHTPYEIKARYPFAMVPLAFTLFFLHENEKLVAASGEIEQIIRESELSQRQKNRLLGEMELLLSFMEYNRIDAMSRRHRRALELLRGPAALINTKSTWTFGSPSILYMYWRETGKLSEELEQMDACMPIYYQLTQGHGTGAEHIMRAEAQFLHGETEEAEVLCHRALFAADTRHQNSIYLCGLFLLARIALLRGDKALFQNAVQSIAERSRQNTEDLCRYTQDLCLGYLHTLLGNDQAVAPWLAEGEITDRRLVVMTQPFAYIVYGRCLLRRREYRKLLGACQHMAALSSIFPNLLSQLYAKLYVAQALDALGKHPEAQAALQEALDMALPDGVLFPFAENYDGLRSLLPGVVSSAQRDDLPRIEALAGQLDLSLGRLQSTRPELSPREREVYELIRAGVTGNRELAETLHVSVATIKTLLGRIYEKTGVSSKTHLVLSDL
- a CDS encoding helix-turn-helix domain-containing protein — encoded protein: MKEVGKRLKALRDSIGFSQVKMAEAVGSTQSSINRYENGQSTPPVELFRRYADYFDVSLDYIFARTDKPQGVTYEFKPKTTPEKEDMRRFIEMCFDPQSPMNEKLKETLFRMMEGEA